The window TGCTCTCTGTGCTCATCCAGGTGAGTTTCTGCTCTCTGTGCTCATCCAGGTGAGTGTCTGCTCTCTGTGCTCATCCAGGTGAGTGTCTGCTCTCTGTGCTCATCCAGGTGAGTGTCTGCTCTCTGTGCTCATCCAGGTGAGTTTCTGCTCTCTGTGCTCATCCAGGTGAGTGTCTGCTCAGGGGCACAACACCACCAAATGGCAGCTGCACAAGGTGTGGTAATGGGCAAAGTGTCGATCACTTTAAAGTCAATCCCTCCTCAGTAGAGGCTGTTTGCATATATTAGAAAAACCCAGTGCATTTGTAAAACTTTCTCTCCCTCCAAGCAGACACACAGGCACCAATTCAAGGGTTTCCTACTTACAGGTTCTATTTGGCTCCTACTTAATACACACAAGCGAAAAATTGCTCTTCAGAGGTGTCAATATCACCTTCAGGGTGAGGAGAGGCAAGGCTTGCCTTGACTTCTAGGAACTGCTCCTCCATCCTGGAATGGGAGCACCCAGGAACCAGCTGGGATCTTCCACTTGGGGTATTTCCTTTGCTGACTTTAACAGAgcaatatttcattttgaaaacatgCCAATGTTTTGGTTCTTCCAAACTTTATTTCACTTGGGGAgtggggggggaagaaaagagtGGTATAGAATGGTACAAATTCAAGAATCACCGTAGTCCTCATCAAAACTGTGTTTTTCAGGAATTAACTGCTCCATGCCCATTCACTTTCCTCCCTATAAACCCCACTTGCCCTTATTTGAGACCTGAATGTCGCACACTGGATACCAACTTCACCGCAGTTATAGTGCTGAATTGCTAGAGATAAGAAACACTGATTCTTGTGGGGTTGAACCATCTGGAAGGCAGATCAGAACAGCCTCCTTCTTGCAACTAGGAAAAGCACAGGATGCATGAAGTTGTTTTTGTGCTCTAAGGGAGGGTGGTAGGGCTGGGACTCATCACCTCTCAGCAGGTCCAGTCACTGCACTGGGACCTGGCTGGGCCTCGTGGTTGACTCGATGACATAAGATTTAGCAAAGCTTTCAcagcctccctgctccatcTCAGCACTGTGGTGCTTGGGGAAACTTGTTCCTAACCATGTTACATTCCCTCTTCCTGTGTGAAGCCCTGGGACACCAATGTCTTCTCTTGCTGCCTCTGTCCTTGTTTTATTCTGCCTCTAGGATCACAGAAGGGCTAAAACTGTGTCCAATCCCTGCTGGCCCCTCACCTACTCCCAGGAAGTGCAGTGGCAATTGGTGCATGCTGGGCCTTGTGCTGCCAGTGATGACACACAGGACATCCCTGGCCCCAAGGAGGTCTTCAACATCACAGGCTCCAGCAATCCCACAGCCTGCATGAACCTCGTGCAAAGCCTGTTCAActcttcctcttcctgcagCTTCTTCAAGCATTCCCTCAGCAGTGGTCTCAAACCCCTTCAGACCAGGCTTCTGGTGAGTTCTCATTTACACTGGGGTAAGCAACTTGCATGAGGAACCCATGAAATGGGACCAGTTTGACCATTAATAAATACAGTGGCAACATCCAGACCATGACACTCCTGCCCTCTCCCCCTCATTGCCACACAGCTGTTCAAACATGGACCACTGGCTTCCCACAGTGACTGTGGGGGAGCTTTTTTCATCTCTGTCTCCTCAATGTCTGCTGCTGAGACCAACTCTAGGGCTCCATggagccagcagggatgggacagtCAGGAGCTGTGTGCTGAGGTCTTCCCACACCAGGTCTGCGGTACAGCTGGAGATCCTCTGCCCCTCTCTTAGCAAACTTCTGGTCATGCTGCACCACAAGCACCCTTCTACCTGAGAACCTGGACTTAGTGGCCAAAGACATTGGATTGTTAAGCCAGAAGTAGCTCAAGATCCGAGGACAAGCAGAGGGCATTTCCAGGAAGGGTAACTGGAAatttccccagctccctgctcctgagtCTCCCATGGACATGGTGCTGAGGAGCATCAGGATCTTCTCCCAGtcctcagcactggtgaggttACACAATGGGTAttgtgctcagttttgggcAAGAAGGGCACTGAGAAGCTGAGTGTGTCCAgtgaagggaacagagctggggaaggggctggaccccaggagaggctgagggagctggaaaggggctcagcctggagaaaaggaggctcaggggggaccttgtggctctgcacaactcctgacaggaggggacagccgggggggtcgggctctgctcccagggaacagggacaggaggagagggaacggccccaGGCTGTGCTAGAGGcggtttagactggatattagggaaaattccttcaccaaaagggttgtcaagccctggcacaggctgcccatggcagtggtggaatcaccatccctggagggactTAAAAGCTGTGTAGGATGTGGCACCTAGGGACATtgtttagtggtgggcttggaagtgctgggttaatggctgAACTTGATTTTAGACATCTTCTGCTACCAATATGATTTTTTGATTCTATGATCAGTCTACTTATCCAGGCAAGGCCAGGAAGGCTGCTGGATGCATGCTAGGAACAGACCTGTTTCCATCTCCAGACAGAAACAGCTCTGCTCATGTCCCTTAAGCCCTTCCAAGGCACTGGAACCAACCCTGCACTCCAAGGGCACCCTGGCAATGCTCAGCCACTGCCCCCCACTTCTAGGGGTAATTTCTGGTGTGCAGTCCAAGGACCCAGAGCACAGTCCCACCTGATGattatttctgctgctgtcGTAGGTGGTTTCTGAGGCCATGGACTTCATGAGAGGAATTGCACCTTCTCCTGACTTGGGTCAGGCTGTCAAGAGGCTGTGTGGGATGTCCGTCAAAGAGGTAATTGTGAAGTAACTCGGTGAGCAGGGAGAGTGGGAAGCAAGGAACACTTTGTTGCAAAAGCACTCAGGGTTCAGACTGACAGAGCTGTAACTTACTGGCTCCCTCAGGGAAAAATTTGGATTTGTCTGGATTTTgtaggttttggttttttgtggggcttttctttggttttttgtggggttttttttgggtttttgttttggtttggtttttttgttttttttgtttttgttttttttttttactttgaggAAACAGGCTCCACTTATCTTCCTTCCTCTCaaatcccagctgctgctggtaaCACTTGGACCTAATTAAATGAAAAGCCACAAATACCTTTTACAGTTTTTTAAGGAGTAAACAGGAAGGTTGTCTACTCACTCCTGCACATCACCTTGGTCTTTCTGTTATCCTTCTGTCCTTAAGTGCAAGGGACACGTCCACTCAGACTCCAGGATTGCTCCCATTTCACCTGGGCCCACAGAGCCCAAGCCAGAGGGAGTTTGTCACTTCTTTCCCTGAGTTGGTGGTTATGAGGTCACCCTCATTTGCATTTACACTAATGGAGCATCCACAGTAACATTCAAATGGGGCAATTTCTCCAGTGTTTGTTAATGAGCCATAAGCAGTCCCCTAAAGCATTCTCCtctggaaggaggagaaagatCCCAATGTTCCAGTTGGGAGAAAGGCTGCAGCATCGGCTCATCCTAATTAGAGAGCAGGGAATCAATCCTACCAAGCAATTCACCAGCAAGGCAACCTGGCTGTCAGTCCTGCTGCTCTTGGATCTGGCTTAGTAAGATGGGAACAAAGGCAGTAACAGATGACATGGATTTCTACCCCACAGCCCAGTGAATGCAGGAAATGTGGTTGCAGTCTGCATAGGACACAAACCCCTCCTGCAGTCCCAGAGTCAGTTTCAGAACAGGAAAGGAGAGGCTGTAGCAGGCCTGAAATTCGGCTATTGAGTAtttacttcttttatttttctcccccatcatcttttttttttgttctggaaATGGCACCAGCTGATTAGGGAGTCCCAAGCAAGCCTGGATACACTTGTTGATTACTGCACTGTGTCTGCCTTCATCTTCCATCTCAGTACAAGAGGATACACACTTGACTTTGACCAGCATGTTTGGACTGCATTCCAGAAGGTCAGTTCCTACAGCACAGTGTTCCCAGTTACCAGGAGGGCTGGTCCCAGTACAGCCAGTCTGTTCCCACACTGACAAGCCCTAACCAGCTGGGCTTCTCCAGCAGGACAGTTTTGTAAAATGGATTCACAGTTGTGATAAACAAGAAAACCAGTGTCAAAGAGCCAGAGACTACACTTGTCCTCTCTGAAAAACACATGGGTCAAAAATCTCCTCTGGATCAACACCATCTTTAGAAATCTGTGTTGACAGGGAAGGAAGCCTGATCTCCACTTAACACTAAGGACAAGCTGCTGATAACATTTCCTGAGCCAAAAGGCGTTTCCCTACCTTTCTGCAACCACCTTTATACGCATGAGGGTTGATAAATACCTTCATCAGTCTAGGATTCATCATAGAATCCTAGACTGGTTTTGGATTGGAAGGAAACTTAAAGCTcctctcattccacccccttacttccactatcccaggttgctccaagccccatccagcctggccttggacacttctagggatgCAGGGGTAGTCACAGTAgtcacagtttctctgggcaccctgtgccagggcctcatccCCCTATccagagaagaatttcttcctaatatctaataaTCTAACCTAACCTCTAATAAGGTATGAAATTGCTCCAGGATCTGGAGGCCCTAAGGACAGGGAGATTTGACTCAGATCATTCCcttcacaaaagaaaagaaagcctgTTCCCAGACCTCTTCACAACTGACAATCACAGCCATGGTCTCACTGAGCAGGGCTGAGTAGTGACCAGTAGAAAAGGCAAGGTAATGAGGTAGGTCCaggacccccagggaccccagccTGGAAAGACAGAGACAAGCAACCTAAACCATAGGTCTGAGGTTCAACCAGGGCCAGAGAGACAACTATCCACAATGCAGACTTGAGATCCACTAGAAAAACCCATCAATAAGCAGAGAACAACACTCCCTACAACAGTCTCCTTCAGGAGAGAGGGGCCTGTCCAGGCCAGAGCTTACATGGAGTGGCCATGCCCGTGGGCAGAGGTGTGGGTGGAAGTGCCATTAAGGCCTGTTGGTGTACTCAGGGCACTGAGAGTGGGAGAGCTCCTCATTGCATGCCAACTCCTTGCATCAGTCTCAGATAATACATACAAAGCCTTGGGCCCGTGCACAGAAACACAGCTGGAGTCCAGGCCGTCTCCTCTTCTGACctctcctttttatttcaaCAGATGGGTGATAGATCATCTGGCTGGACTCTTGGGTACCTGCTGAGTCTGACCAGCACCATCCCCCAGGACAGCCCAAGCTTCCTCAAGGGGATTGAGCCGGGGGTCTGGTCCTTGCTCCTGATCCTCTTCGTCGTGCTGCTCATGGGCTCCTTCATGCGCATCTCATACCGAGTGATGGCCAAGGAGAGCAGCTCCAGTCACAGGAACAGCAGTGTTTTTGATGACTGATGGTTTTCTGTGACTCAAGACTCTTGTCAGAGCACAGTCAACAGGGTCCAGACAGAAATCACAGAGGTGTAAGTCACTGGAGGATAAAAGTGATTTTCCTGAAGGGCTCCCAGCAACTTGCTGGTACTTGCACTACTGTACTTTAGAAAATGGATCCTGCTCCACAGGAAGTCTGTGATTCCTGGTGGATGGCAAGCTATTCATTCTCCAAACAAGAACAGCCTGCATGCCTCTTCCTTGGGCTACAGCTGGGATTACTCATGTCAGACATGAAATGATGCCTCTGAGCAGGCAGGCCCTGAGCTATTGTGAAGCTAATATTGTATAATCCTGTCAAATCAGAAGAGGTGCTGCCTGAAAAATGTACTCTGTCCTCTTCTGTGGCCTCTCAAGAGATGATACCTGCAGTATTGCCATTAGTGAAGACTGGAAGGGCATTAAAATACAGTCAGAATGTAAGAGCCAACTGCTTCCATGTTCTAGAAAAAATGCAAGTATTTTCTGCCTGTACTGTCTGTGCTTCCATCTCAGTGATGACGGCCACGTGTCTCTTCAATGAACGCTCCTGCTGACCAGGAATCCTTCAAAACCAATCCTTCTTAGTCTTGGCCTCTACAAAATTGCAGAGGATCAAAGGAGAAACAAAGGACACAGATGCACAGCTGAGTTTTTGTCTCTCAGCTGAGTCATGGCCACACAGGGttaaaattagtattttaaacTCTTTAGCAAGGACTCTAACACATTTAATTTCACATTTGCTAAAGCTGGTCTCATGCTGGGCTGAGGTTCACCTGTTTGTTCATTTGCACTGACCTGCTTCCCTTGCTGACTCTGGAAGTGTCTCAGCTGACACTGCCCTTTAGAGCAGAGCAGACTCAGGAACAGAAGCTTTCCTAATTGTCACTTTCATATTTCACCATGACCAGAGTTACTTTATGATCTAATAGTCAGGATTCCCCTGGGACCTGGCAGTCATTCCAGCTCCTCTGGTTTGTTCTGCATGTCTGAAAGATGAGGTGCTGTACGAATTCTGTgttactgtgaagaaaaaggaTCGATTCACAAGCACTGTCCTTTGACTAAGGCATTTAGAGCTTTCTCAACTGCTTCAGAGAATTAAAATACACAGACTGTTAAGAGCCTCAGGGAGGAGCGTCTCCAAGGCTTTTCAGACCACTTTAAACAGAAATGTAAATGCTCACAGATGCAGTGGTGAGCCTTGCAGGATTTTTAAAGCTACCATGGCACCTAAATCCTTTCAAATCTGATTATTCATCCCTTGTGCTCCCAACTGATAATATAGGACACACACACCCCATAATATTGGGATATTCATGCATTTTCAGGCCAATTAATGAAGGTTTGGAACCTGCCAGTCAAGTTTAGAGGGCTGTGGAAACAGACTTAAACAAGCTTCATATTCATTTCTTTGAGTTGCAAGttagatatttttaattatatcatgtcattaaaaatattttaatagacTGTCTGTGTTATTCTTGGCAAGAGATCAAAGCAGGGGGGTAATTGTGAACACAGAGTGTTTCAGTGAGCAGGatgggggtgctgctgctgcctctacTCAAGAGCTGTTTTGCTGTGTACTTTTGGGGTACACAGTGAGAACCCCTGAAGGCACTTTCTTTCCAGCGAAAGGAAAAGATTTCAGATAACTCAACTGCTGGTATTTAGTTGATGAGACATGCCTACACCTTTTGATGTGTTTTTTGCTCAAACCATCTGAAGAAGGTAGGAGGCATCCAGGCAAGGTGGCATAGAAAAAATACAGAGGTTATCTTGGAGTCAGCAATATCAGGAAATTCCTGAGACTTCATTCATCCTGCACCTGGAAATCCAATCCTTTAACAGAGCTCTGGCTCGGTGACCTGACAGCATAGGGGTGAGCTCTGAGATTCCAGGCTCAGATTTGGAACCTGCTGAGGAAGAATCCTACCACTGTCAGAAATGGAAACAAGCCAGTGAGATGCCAGGAACTCCTGGACTCCAGGTGCTCTGGCCTGTCAGTCACTGCACTTTCTTGAATTAGAATAGATCCCAGGGTCCAAGAGAAAAGGATATCAGCCAAAACTTCCCCAAGCTCTTGTTTAGAAGCTTTGGGACTTCCACACAGATAATAAGTGAGTAATTAGGCAATGAGCTCAGCGTGGCTTCCTGACATTTCACTTTTGCCTTGCACGTGCCACTGAATTAAATCCTTGCCCCTTGAGCCACTTTGACAATGAACACTGCTCTGCCATGCAGAAACCCACaatgacttctttttctgaCAGATAAAAACATTTATAGATGTTTTTACTAGATGATAAGATAAACCGGGATTTTAAAACTGGTGTTTTGGTAATAAAAAATGgcataaaataacaaaatggGGAATCTATGAGAAGAAAGGAGACTAATACTGATAATATATTCCTTCCTCCCAGCTCTCTATAGAGCAGCTTCTTCATGTCAGCCCCACAATAAATTTGCAGAATAAATGCCCAGATTGCTTGGACAGTCGAAATCTACTTAAAAGGAGATTCTAGATGAACTCACTCACTTTGAAACAAAGATGCCATCAGGCCTTTGGTTACAATTCAACTGTGGAAATGATAAATAATGAGGATTTTCTAACTGTCTTTAAATTCTTTATGTTTATATACAGGGCCCTCGCTTCTCACTCAGGCTGAACCATGGAAGAGATCTTCTGGCAGATAATAAAGTCCGCTCATGTGCAactgcagttctgctgctgtcagCAAATACcaacaagaaagaaataaaatgtattagATAAAAAAATTGACACCAGAAAGCACTTTCTCTATTTTGGCTTCAGACACAAAACAGGGTGACTGACCTGCTCCTGGCTATTAGGGCTTAACTGTCATTTAGGCATCCCAAAGCACCATGAATTCTCAACCAGTACTCCCATCTGAGTTGCCCCAATGAATTCCCATTAATATTGAGGGAAATAGTTTATTGCCTGCAGTTCCACTCTGCAGTATCCACAGGGCCTGAGTTGTTTCTTTCTTCCCATTCTGACATATCCAGGCTCCCTGTGGTAGGAGAGACCCAAGCTGAGGCCCTGGAATCCACAACCTCTCGGGGAGCAAACCCAGCAGAAGATGAGAGGAATGCCTTTCATGGATGGCTGGATTTAGTTTCAGTATATTTTCATGTTGTTCTTCTACCCTGCCTCTGATCCTGTATCTGAGTGTCTCTCCAGAGAAGCAGGCAGCCATATGATGTTTATATCCTACCTCATGGACTGTCACTCCTACTTCAAGAGCTAATTCTGAACACACTGAAGAAAAACCAGCATGAAGGAATACTGGGATCAGAAAACCTGCAATTTTTGCCACAGCTTTCTTAATATAAAAGTCCTTCCACGATGCTGTCAAACCCAGGCAAATGCCagtgttttggtgttttctAAGTGCAGACATCAGTGTGTACTTGTACACTGAGGTGACCAGGTTCCCTCCATGTGAGATAGTCACAGCCCTTCTGCAGTCGGACGCTGTCAGATCCCTGTTCAAGTCATAAACACAGAACAGGAACTGCTGCAGTAGTAGTGTGCAGTGCCAGGGATCAGTCACGAGAGGGAGGCTGGCAGAGCACCCCTCGGAAAGCCTAAGGAAATCTCTGACACAGCCAGCAGCTTCTCCCACCACAAATGACATCAGTTAGCAGGGAGGCTTCTCTGGGAACATCTTGCGAATGCAGGGCAAAGACACTGCAGTATGGAAACTCTCTGTGTGGGATGTGAAAGCCACTCTGATCAGGGATTTAAGAAGCCATGGCATTGGAAAAAGTCTTCTATGCAAGGAGACGGGCACTAGCATGGAGTATGGATGAAGGCTCTTTTGGAAACATGAGAGAGAAAGAATAATCCTTACCAGGAAGAAAAGTGCCCTGGGAATGAAGAGGAGGTTTGAGAGAGACAGAGGAATGATAAAAGCAACTTTTGTGTGAAGGAAAACTTATTTTTGTTCACAGCAGGGGTGTCACCATATGTGCACCTCATGACCAAATTAGTCACCACTTCTTGGTGGAAAGTCTCAGGAGAAACAGATCCTCCACACGGAAGAAGGCAACAACTATCAGGCTTATCACTGGACATGGAACAGCAGAAGAGTTGTGGAACCTTCATGGGAACAATGTTCAAAGTTCACAGGTTTCAAATATGAAGGAGATGTAAATCGCCAATTAATGCCAAACATTACACAAAGTAAAATCTGGTTTAGCATTACCTTGTCTCACAGTATCACAGAAAATGTGAAACAGTCCTGGAGTGAAAGCTCTGAAAGCACAGACTCACAGCCTGGTGAATGGAAATCATCAAACCAAGTGGAAGGACCTCTTCTTCCACGCTGATCGCAATTAAACCGCAGGACTCATCGGGACAGGAGGCTGTTTATGCCAGAAGTTTACATAGCTGCAAAAGGTGATTAGATAAATTTATAATAACCCATTGGGACTATTAAACAAAAAGTTACTTGCTTGTGGCTAAAGAATTGCCCAAACCACCTGCCACATCCATATCTGTTTGCCCTGTTCCTCTTTGGTAACTGCTGCAGAGCATTAGAGACAAGACACTGGCCTGGGTGGGTCTGTGGCTTGATCCCATTCAGCTATTCTGACTTCCCTTAGGCAGGAATCCCACAACTGGTTCTGGAATCAGCCTCTCACCTTCATAACTTCAATATCATAGCAGCAGTAATTTCTGGAAAACAAGACTGTTTATCCTTAGAAGTAACAATCAGACAAAAAGGAGGAAACACCTGCACATACCCACGTCTCACTTCAGTGTTATCATAAACCTGGAATAACCCCAACGCCAAAAACCCTCTGGTTCTGGAGGCAGCTCTCATCACACTCATCCTCCAGTGTCCCTCCTTTAGCTCAGGGCTTCAGGTTTTTACCTACAGAAACATAATTAGTTCTGTGATTTCTGtctgggctcctgccagccccaggtAGAGGCTCAGTTCAGACTGGATCCTGTTTCAGAGACACAGGCTGCAATCTCACTGGTTAAGGACCAAGAGAGGAACGACAGTTGCTGTGTGCCTGTGAGCTGAGGGGTGGGATCAGCTCTGTACACACACGCAGAGATCACTTGTTCAGCAAAAGGGGAAGGCAATATGCAAAAGTGAAAAGGAAGTCCCTCCCCACTCTGTCCAAACCAGTTGTGTTTACAGTAAAATCTGTTTCCAAGCCAAAAGCAATACAGGTagttaaaaaccaaaacaattgcaataaaaagtttttaaaaaaccctaatgCCTAAttcagcaaaacagaaatgcGATTTCCAACTTGTTTTAACTTCCCTGTGTCTATCTTTGGGTTAAACCCAGGGTCTTTGGCCGTGTAACACTGCTCTGATGTTTTCTAGGACCCCTCCTACCACATTAATTTATGCAGCACTTACAGATGGGATCTAAATGAGGTGAAACCTCACTGCTTGTCATTTGCAGCAGAGTTTGAGGAGAGCTTTCAAAGTAATTAAATACCAGCCAAGACAGATACCTGCAATGAAAACACGATGTGGGAGCCACAAACATCCCACCTCAgtgctgttcctttctctgccctCCCAGCTGCCTTCCAGCATTCCCTACTCTGGCAAGCTGCAGCCTCTCCACTAAACCAAGGGCCACTAGAAATGCACATCAGCATTTGGCTCAGGCAGGACCATGGAATGTGCAGCTTTTTGTCCCAGAATTTGCCTCACACTCAGTATTCCATGCAGAGGTTCACCCTGGGAGGAATGCTCCATGTGAGCCAGGGTTCTGGCACAACCTGCTGTGGCATTTGCCAGCTCACCTCCTGGCACACACTAATTAATGCTGGCCTGCCACAGCTTTAGAAATACCAGGGCTGACATGGtcggcagctccagcagctctctccaTGGAGATTCCTAACTGTGCTCCTTCTCAGAGAGATCTTAGAAGTACTGGCATTTTActtacttttaaaaatggaaaaacattTAAGATAGAATTGTCATTTCCTGTGGATGTGCAGGTAGCTAAGAACAGAAATACTCACTGACTGGGTTAGAATTAGCAAAAATTAATGTTGCACAAATAATTTGAAATGCCTCCTCCTTAGATATTCAGGTAGCTGAATCTCCTGGGGAAACCTCTAGAAGCTCAATCGAAGAGCAAAGTTTAGCTGCTCCACAGGGTCCTAGCCCTACTCCACTGGGAACAATCCTGCTGGTGTTCTGCAGACAGGTATGGGAGCCTTAACCGAGCAGAGCACTTCCACTCTCACActccctctgggaatgctgggggtGGCAACAATTGCTCACTCCACACATTACAGAGCAGCTTCCCAAACATGAAAGGCAGTGCAGGCTGGAGTAGAGACTGTGGGAAGCACAAAGGCTCGGGATTGCTCATACAGTGAGAAAATGGATGGCACTAATGCACAGGCCTTTGCTTTCTGGCCCTggctgaaaaaacccaaacctgtaTCTGCACTACGCAGCACTCGTGGCAGAAAACCTCCTCCAAGGCCTGCCGTGGCTCCCCCGCTCCGTCTCAGGGCAGGTTTTCCAGGCTTTCCCGAGCACATGTGCCTCTGAACGCTGTGCTGAGCACACCTGAAGAGAATTGATGCTGAAGGTACTCCTCCAGACAGCACCACACAGGCAGCACACTCTATGTTCCCTGGTTTTAATCACAAAGCAGCCAGGATTCTTCTTGTACATTATTCTGAAGAGTTGGCATCAcatcctgcaggaaaagctgtcTTTACTGATTAGCACAGCCTTGTGTGAAACCTTAAGCAAGTCTTATCCAGATTCATCCTGGCTGCCTTTAGTACCTAAATGATGCTGCACTTTCTGGAATTGGTCACCTCAAACACCATCACAGAGAACAAAAAGGTGATGTCAGAGGACTGCTCTGAGCTGGAGCGGGCCAAGCCATCCCTTTCCACTGATTCCAGCGTAAACACTATTCGATCAATGCCTGTAATTAGAGGAACAAATCTGGACCCTAACGCCTCTGCGTTACTCAGCTCTCTCGAAGGGAGCTGCATGAACCTCCTGCATTCCGGCCGTGGATGTGAGGGATGAGCCGTGTGTGTCTCCCCAGACACCCCGGAGGCAGACACGGGCCCTTCCCAGGACCCTCCAGGCACTCCTgatgccctggggctgctccaagTGATCCTGGACTCCTTCCAGCACCTCTGCAGGAATATGTTGCTTACATGCCAGAAGTAACCATCTTCATAATCTTTATATTAAGCCGACTACCAGAGGCCATTCAACCTCCAGCCAAAGCCTTCACGGGGATTCTATATCCTGCCACCTCCTCCTCACCTGACCCAGCCACAGGATTGGATTATTGTTATCCAGGCACAGATTCCAGGATGTGTACGAGCCGTTTGTGTGTCACACAGAGCTGGTCTGTGTCAGCAGAATTGAGGTCATGGCTGCATTTGCCTCAGCCCACCCCACGGCAAGGCAGCAGGATGAGACTCCCTGCCTTGGGAGCTCCATTAGGAGCCTCTTTCAAGTTTTTGCTCCAGTATGAAACAAGAAGAGATGCTGGGACTTGTAAACCAAGTTAGCATCACAATGAATACATACAACCATAAAAAGATTCTGCTGAAATAATAATCACGTATGTCTAATAAAACTGTGACCCATGGATGCACTGTCTGGGCAACAATGTGCTCACAAAGCTGGGAGGTAGAATAAGGGACAAGGAAAGGCGAGGGGGGTATTTATCCAGCATGGGGGGGTCTGGCTGCCTCAtgacagggctgcagcacccacacacagcccaggaTGGAGTGTCCATGTGGGGAGGCCTTGATAACTCAGCAATGTCCACCTCAGATCCCCTCACAGGCAGGAGGCCCTCACTGGGGCCTTCCCCTCACATCACAGGGGCCTCTACCGAGCTGCCACTGCAAGGCTCAGGGCAGCCCT of the Anomalospiza imberbis isolate Cuckoo-Finch-1a 21T00152 chromosome 21, ASM3175350v1, whole genome shotgun sequence genome contains:
- the LOC137486323 gene encoding ectonucleoside triphosphate diphosphohydrolase 2-like → MSWRELLPPWLVIVAGLTGIVLLCVSTKDVPVAPLRTKYGIVLDAGPSRTILFIYQWTNTKANKTGVIKGCSSCPVQGPGVSSYSDSPQKVGKSLEPCLNWAQNEIPAEQHSQTPLYLGATASMRQLNLTHPILSDSLLAALTGTLKSSPFNFQGARILSSPEEEAFNWVAVNYILENFFKYDWQGQLVPSTKGMAGVLSVGGTSAQLTSELEEEKQAPEEGVRLQLYGQTRRVHTHQCPCHGTEQLRRRLLSVLIQDHRRAKTVSNPCWPLTYSQEVQWQLVHAGPCAASDDTQDIPGPKEVFNITGSSNPTACMNLVQSLFNSSSSCSFFKHSLSSGLKPLQTRLLVVSEAMDFMRGIAPSPDLGQAVKRLCGMSVKELIRESQASLDTLVDYCTVSAFIFHLSTRGYTLDFDQHVWTAFQKMGDRSSGWTLGYLLSLTSTIPQDSPSFLKGIEPGVWSLLLILFVVLLMGSFMRISYRVMAKESSSSHRNSSVFDD